The Clupea harengus unplaced genomic scaffold, Ch_v2.0.2, whole genome shotgun sequence nucleotide sequence CAGGGTGAGTTTGAAAagatttttttgtatgtgtccCTTACATAAGAAAATAACAATGAAGAGTGATTAAGGATCAATGAAGAGTGATTAAGGATCAATGAACAGCAATAAGGGATCAATGAACAGTGATTAAGGATCAATTAACAGCGATTAAGGATAAATTAACAGTAATTAGGGATCAATTAACAGTAATGAATTATCAATGATCAGTGATTAAGGACCAATGAACAGTGATTAAGGATCAATGAACAGTAATTCATTATCAATTAACAGTGATTAAGGGTCAATTAACAGTAATTCATTATCAATGAACAGTGATTAAGGAACAATTAACAGCGATTAAGGATCAATGAACAGCAATAAGGGATCACTGAACAGCAATAAGGGATCAATGAACAGTAATTAAGGATCAATGAACAGTGATTAAGGACCAATGAACAGTAATTAAGGATACAAAATGGTGTCTCCCTGGTTACAATGGTGTCTCCGTGGTTACCTTCCTGTTCACAATGCTAGCATGTAAGGGTACGTCATACTACAGTGACCAGCTTTGGATGCTTGGATGCCTGCTTTGTTGTGTTCTGGAGTGTCAGATTCATGACCAGTCTTTTCCTCTTGTTTGATCCCTCTGGCTTCTTTAGGGCgcgtccagcgcatctgtatctcagcttctgaaggtcatagACACTTGAATTAGGTCTCAAAACGACTAGaatatgcatgtttatatatgcactatgaaggtttctaggctctaaaacctttacctttcgagatatttatttatatacgtatataaacaaactatctgttgaaacacTGTGAACTACAACTTAGGGTTAAGGTCTGGGCAAGGGGTTGAgatggttaaggtgatgtttgGTGAAAGACTGatcttgaatttcaacaaatcaTCTGAAAAGTCTCTGTAGACTTTAtctaaataaagtgttacctagTAACCCAGTGGAGCGGTCTGGTCAGAGGTCAGCTctggatttctctctctctttctctctctctctctctatatatatatatatctttctccctctctccctctctgtctctctctctctctctctctccctctctctttctccctctctccctctctgtctttctccctctctctctctcactttctctgcctGTGCAgcctctgtcttctgtctgtgtgtcaagaGTTTGGATCTTGTTGGTCacatgttgtgttgttgtggctACAGGTGCTGAGTCATAAAATGCAGACAGCTAAACAGCCAACCACAAATCCTGAACCACTGACAACTCTGGAAAAGTGTTCAAGTGTGTCGTGCTGTCCTGAACCACAGACAACTCTGGATAAGTGTTCAAGTGTGTCATGCTCTCCTGAACCACAGACAACTCTGGATAGGTGTTCAAGTGTGTCGTGCTCTCCTGAACCACTGACAACTCTGGATAAGTGTTCAAGTGTGTCGTGCTCTCCTGAACCACTGACAACTCTGGGTAAGTGTTCAAGTGTGTCTGAATCTTAAGGGGTTGATTTatggtgtgatgtgttcagtAAGGGTAAACTGAAGAGCCCAATCCTGAGTATTTTTTCATTACATTCATTGTTAGTGACATAGTGTTAGTGACATAGTGTTAGTTACATAGTGttagactaaatgtaaatgtaaatgttagtgaCATAGTGATAGTGTTAGTTACATAGTGTTAGTGACATAGTGTTAGTGACATAGTCTTAGTGAcatagtgttagtgttagaaTCTGTGGTAAGGATTTGGGTGACGTTTAATCTGGATGGACATCTACAGACTAGCTACAGAttctcagattataaacaaactatctgttgaaacacTGTGAACTACATCTTAGGGTTAAGGTCTGGGCAAGGGGTTGGgatggttaaggtgatgtttgGTGAAAGACTGatcttgaatttcaacaaatcacctgtaaagtctctgtagacTTTAactaaataaagtgttacctagTAACCCAGTGGAGCGGTCTGGTCAGAGGTCAGCTCTggatctcgctctctctctttctctgcctgtgcagcctctgtctgtctgtgtgtcaagtgtttggATCGTGTTGGTCACATGTTGTGTTGTCGTGGCTACAGGTGCTGAGTCATAAAATGGAGTACAAGAAGAACTGTGACACACTCTCTGAGAAGAACTCATTTGATGCAGAGGGAAATGCGTGAGTTTTCCTTATTGCATTACTTAACATCGTCACACGAATACTGTTCATGTCATGATAGCTTTCAAAAGTCAAGAATATtctaggtgaaaattcacactcaAGTTTACCTCGGACTCCAAAGGTGTGTATCAGTAtatattttagggctgtcagcgttaacgcgttaatctatgtgattaatgcggccgcgattaatgcgataaaatattttaacgcaattaacgcaactttacaaaaaaaaaaagttgtggcTGTAaacaaaagccaacaatcagagtctaatagatctggctccaagacacacaaaagccaggaaccacgtctgatggctcatcaacacagacaaaaggccaggatgGCACTAGCCTGGTGCTAAGTAAAGTAACTTGTGGGGGTTGAATTGGCATTTTGTCTGGTAGGTAAAATTATAGTCTGATATGATATTCACCCAAATCTAACAGCATATAGTGATTTGATATGTGCTAATGTGATATAGGCTTTTAGCATATTGTGATTTTATATGTGCTAATGTGATACAGGCTTTTAGCATATAGTGATTTGATATGTGCTAATGTGATATTGGCTTCTAGCACATGGTGCTCTGAAACTCTGAAGCTATGAATGAGGGGAAATCAGACGCGTTTCAGTACGCAGTGAAGCCATGTTGCATCATGTCCTCAGTCTCGTGTCTCATGGTGTCATGTCCTCAGTCTGGTGTCTCATGGTCTCATGTCCTCAGTCTCGTGTCTCATGGTGTCATGTCCTCAGTCTCGTGTCTCATGTTGCATCATGTCCTCAGTCTCGTGTCTCATGGTGTCATGTCCTCAGTCTCGTGTCTCATGGTGTCATGTCCTCAGTCTCGTGTCTCATGTTGCATCATGTCCTCAGTCTCGTGTCTCATGGTGTCATGTCCTCAGTCTCGTGTCTCATGGTGTCATGTCCTCAGTCTCATGGTGTCATGTCCTCAGTCTCGTGTCTCATGGTGTCATGTCCTCAGTCTCGTGTCTCACGGTGTCATGTCCTCAGTCTCGTGTCTCACGGTGTCATGTCCTCAGTCTCGTGTCTCACGGTGTCATGTCCTCAGTCTCGTGTCTCATGGTGTCTTGTCCTCAGTCTCGTGTCTCATGGTGTCATGTCCTCAGTCTCGTGTCTCATGGTGTCATGTCCTCAGTCTCGTGTCTCATGGTGTCATGTCCTCAGTCTCGTGTCTCATGGTGTCATGTCCTCAGTCTCATGGTGTCATGTCCTCAGTCTCGTGTCTCATGGTGTCATGTCCTCAGTCTCGTGTCTCATGGTGTCATGTCCTCAGTCTCGTGTCTCATGGTGTCATGTCCTCAGTCTCGTGTCTCATGGTGTCATGTCCTCAGTCTCATGGTGTCATGTCCTCAGTCTCGTGTCTCATGGTGTCATGTCCTCAGTCTCGTGTCTCATGGTGTCAAGTCCTCAGTCTCGTGTCTCATGGTGTCACGTCCTCAGTCTCGTGTCTCATGGTGTCACGTCCTCAGTCTCGTGTCTCATGGTGTCATGTCCTCAGTCTCGTGTCTCATGGTGTCATGTCCTCAGTCTCGTGTCTCATGGTGTCATGTCCTCAGTCTCGTGTCTCATGGTGTCATGGacgtttcttcttcttctactctgCCTATTTCTTCTCAGCAGCACAAACAACCAGGAGCTGAAGGCTGGTCCATACGATGGCCTCCAGAAAgctgaaaaagaagaaatacaATATTCTCTGGACAAACATGACAATTCAGACTCAGGtaaatcatttgtgtgtgtgtgtgtgtgtgtgtgtgtgttttattgtaagTAAATATGTTCCTCTAAAAGAATGACTATGTTGTGCTCCTCTGTGCTCCAAgcacattttgttgttgttgttaataaaagTTTCCACTTGCAAACAATAGGGTAAAATAGGGtcttatttatttctgttaactTTCTCTTAACTTGTTTCTCCCCAAGGTGCCAACCAGTGCTGTGCTTGGAAAGTGACAGCGATTGTCCTCCTTATCCTGACTGTCCTGCTTCTGGTCATCGCCATCGTCATAGGAGTGATCTGGCTCCGAGGTTAGGTTCCCCTTCATTGattagaggtcaaaggtcactgcaGGCCTTTTCAACACTGAACACGATCAAACCACAGTGACATGCCTACGCCTGTTACATTATATGatactttacattacattactaaAGATATAAAATCATAACGAACTTTATAAACAGATGGAAATGAAAAGTGTCCcattcagtgtctgtgtgtgtgtgtgtgtgtgtgtccaagtgtgtgtgtgtgtgtgtgtgtgtgtgtgtttgtgtgagtcccaagtgtatgtatgtgggtgtgtccaagtgtgttcaaagtgtttgtgtgtgtgtgtccaagtgtgtccaagtgtgtgtatacgtgtgtccaagtgtgtatgtgtgtgtgtgtgtatcccaagtgtgtgtgtgtccgtgtcccaagtgtgtgtgtgtgtgtgtgtgtcccaagtgtatgtgtgtgtgtgtgtacaagcatgCGTGAATGTTTTTCATGGAACtataaacctgtgtgtgtgttcaagtgtttgtgtgtccagagtgtgtgtgtgtgtgtgtgtgtgtccaagcgtgtgtgtgtgtgtcccaagtgtatgcgtgtgcgtgtcccaagtgtgtgtgtgtgtatgtccaagtgtgtgtgtgtgtgtgtgcgtgtgtgtgtgtgtgtattttttatgGAAATAGAGACTGTGGCAATGCATTAGCAGCACTGTTTCATCCACTTCATCAGCAGTGATTCTATTTATTTTCCACAGAGTCTGACATCTTGGCCGTATCACAGAAAACATCCATGGAAAGAGCCaaacaaagacaggaagaggaggagcagaagagaatggacagagagagagagatcagggcagaggaggagaagaagagaatggaccgagagagagaggtcagggcagaggaggagaagaagagaatggaccgagagagagagatcagggcagaggaggagaagaagagaatggacagagagagagaagtcagggcagaggaggagaagaagagaatggaCTTGGACAAGAAAATCAggcaggaagaagaggagaaaagacagGCGAtgctggaggaggtgaaggcCCAGTGTAGCAGTGGTCAGATAGTTAGCATTAGCTCCATTAGCTTTGGGTTTATTCTCTCAGTGTTGCTGTTTAACCACTTAATGGATTACTGACCGATGTGGATGTGCTGACATCATGgccggattaagaaaccacggggccctgggcctggacatgttaaaggccaaaaagcaaatcatgcatcaccacttttatgtttgaaaggcgtcgttcggcaggtgtactgtgcctctggctgtgctcagtcagcttgtaggtcttgacgttcagattctgcgcctaaactagctatatcgtatcgtctcgtcacatgatcaaatagagacttgacattggacaacaagatacatattacccagcaatcatcattgcatatctgtatatgacaaaaataacaaagaaaattagaaatgattaatttaattgaatcagctttttaatagtttctatagtgtatgtacgataagcatataattgtgttatagattgctactgacggtttccccctaaaaatgatgaaaaccatgacagagacatgtttgccattttgaggggatatatagcataaggtatcatAAATCAGTACTAAAAAAAATCCTCCTTGGTCGctgtcgcattaaactagcgacACTTTGACATCCATATATCCGAGAGAAGTAAGAAAGCAggtctgctttgcctacgaaccttccgcgctggctgcattgtctatagttatgcCCCTGGTGCACATAtactttttctaacacagcacaggtacactcaattaaagcaattagcaaatgaacaaaatacacctttttcaaccacaaataagagatacataacagcgacttcacgcagaggctctggcttaggggccccctgagctcattggcccctgggcctgggcccggtaggaccgttcggtaatccatccctggctgACATGTTTGTCACTGTTTCTCACAGTAAAGCTCATTTGTCAGTTAAAGGGAGTGTTTAATTCAGTTAAAGGTATTGTGGGAGACCCATATTGCTAGTCTGTAATTCAGTTAAAGGTGTTGTGGGGGACCCAGACTGCTAGTGTGTAATTCAGTTAAAGGTGTTGTGGGAGACCCAGACTGCTAGTGATCTGTTCTGTTGCGTGATGTTCTCCCATTGTGTGTTCTATTTTACCTTTGATTGCTAgcagtttgttttttatttgatttatgaTTTTTCCTCATTATATGCTGATGGACACTgtctgctgccccctgctggtgatCTGCTTGTCATAACTGGGCTTAGCTCAGTCAGGCTCTGTGTCATTTCTATCTGGTGATGTGTAGCAGATTTGtaatgaatagaaaataaataaataattcctGCATGGACTTACTCAGTGTCTTTGACCCATGACCCGTCGTCAcctaatcagagagagagagagagagagagaaaactaacgagagagagagagagcaaacgagagagagaacgagagaaaaaacacagttAACAGAGGACACTGTTATTCAGCATTCTCATGTCTATGAGTCAGTCAGCAGGCAGCACAGAGTCAAGGGTAAAACATGGAGTGGACCAGTGGCAGGGAACATGGCATAAAATGTTATGTAAACACAGCATAGCAGGaaacaaagaaaacatgaaCCAGAATCTGGATATCTTGGGCAGGATCATGACCATGGAAAcaaagataaaacacacacacatactacacatacacacacttcacaaatacacacatcccacataaacacacactacacagacaaacacacactacacaaagacacacacacacgagagatgCCTGAGCACTGTTCACCGCCAGGGGAGtagaatatgcacacacacacacacacacacacacacgtgggataggaatcgagaaccggttcccagtggattgattccttggaatcgttagccaatgTCCTAAGCGATTCCACTATCTCAGTTTTGTTCGTCACCTACTGTTTGGCTGTTCCAGAGTTGTATCTTGGTTTCATTATACTGTTGCCTTCTAAGTTACACGCTATTTCGGTAACATTCCTGAGTTCTGTTAAGCTCTTAGTTAGTTGTAGTTTCTTGCTTTCGTGTTCCAGAGACTCTGTGCAGTTGAGTTCTGTCTTTTCTAGGTTTGTCTTTAAGTTAGTCTAGCATACTTCTAAGTGTTTACCCTGTTTGTTAGTACGCCCTGTTTGTGTCCACACTCTGTTCCCAGGCTATATTCATCAATAAACTCTCCTTCACCCGAAACACCTGTCTGAGCCTTGACGTCCCGTCATGCAATAGTGTTTGTCTCAGGCAGTTTATTTCTAAAGGCTAGTTAGCCAACAAATATGAAGGCTAACCTTATTAATTATCATGCTTCAGGAATGTGTATTAATATGAAAACTATTAGGCCTAAATATTGTTGCATTACAGTAATAAATA carries:
- the LOC122131369 gene encoding stress response protein NST1-like, giving the protein MEYKKNCDTLSEKNSFDAEGNATNNQELKAGPYDGLQKAEKEEIQYSLDKHDNSDSGANQCCAWKVTAIVLLILTVLLLVIAIVIGVIWLRESDILAVSQKTSMERAKQRQEEEEQKRMDREREIRAEEEKKRMDREREVRAEEEKKRMDREREIRAEEEKKRMDREREVRAEEEKKRMDLDKKIRQEEEEKRQAMLEEVKAQCSSGQIVSISSISFGFILSVLLFNHLMDY